In Novosphingobium sp. RL4, the sequence TTTCCCGCCAGGCCGCGTCGTTGGATATCTCCTGATCGCACTGCGGGGGCAGCGGAATTCCGGGGCGGGGGCTCGTTGCAGCCCGGTTCTCCGACCCGGTGCGTGCTTGCGGGCCGATCTCTTCTGGAAATCGCCGCGCCACTCGACTAGGGGGCTCGGCTTGCAACCTCATTCCGATCAGAAGAAGCGCGAGCCCGCCATGACTCATCCCTATCGCTCCCACACCTGCGGCGCCCTGACCGCTGCCGAGGTCGGCCAGACCGTCCGCCTCTCGGGCTGGGTGCATCGCAAGCGCGACCACGGCGGCGTTCTCTTCGTCGACCTGCGCGATCACTACGGCATGACCCAGGTCGTTGCCGACACCGACAGCGCGGCGCTGGAACTGCTTGATTCGCTGCGCGTCGAATCGGTCGTCACGATCGAGGGCGTGGTCAAGGCCCGCACCGAATCCACCGTGAACCCGAACCTCGCCACCGGCGCGATCGAGGTCTACGCCCGTTCCGCCACGGTCATCAGCCGCGCCGAGGAACTGCCGATGCCGGTGGCCGGCGAGCAGGAATATCCCGAGGATATCCGCCTGCGCTACCGCTTCCTCGACCTGCGCCGCGACACGCTGCACGGCAACATCGTGAAGCGCACGAAGATCATCTCGGACATGCGCCGCAAGATGGAAGGCATCGGCTTCACCGAATATTCGACGCCGATCCTCACCGCTTCCAGTCCCGAAGGCGCGCGCGACTTCCTGGTGCCCAGCCGCATCCACCCCGGCAAGTTCTACGCGCTGCCGCAGGCGCCGCAGCAGTACAAGCAGCTGCTGATGGTCGCCGGGTTCGACCGCTACTTCCAGATCGCCCCCTGCTTCCGCGACGAGGACCCGCGCGCAGACCGCCTGCCGGGCGAGTTCTACCAGCTCGACCTCGAAATGAGCTTCGTGACCCAGGAAGAGATCTGGGAAACCATGGAGCCGGTGCTCCAGAGCGTCTTCGCCGATTTCGCGGAAGGCAAGCCGGTGACGCCTGCGGGTGAATTCCGCCGCATTCCGCACGCCCAGTCGATGCTGGACTACGGTTCGGACAAGCCGGACCTGCGCAACCCGCTGATCATCAAGGACGTGACCGAGCACTTCGTCGAATCGGGCTTCGGCATCTTCGCGGGCATCGTGGCCGGTGGCGGCGTGATCCGCGCGATCCCGGCTCCGGGCGCCGGTGCGGGCAGCCGCAAGTTCTTCGACGAGATGAACGTCTGGGCGCGCGGCGAGGGCTATTCGGGCCTTGGCTACATCAACATCAAGGACGGCGTCCCCGGCGGCCCGATCGCCAAGAACCACGGCGAGGAAAAGACCGCCGCGCTGATCGCGGCGCTGGGTCTGGGTCCGAACGACGGCGTGTTCTTCGCCGCGGGCAAGGAAGAGCAGGCGGCCAAGCTGGCAGGGCTTGCCCGTATCCGCACCGGCGAACAGCTCGACCTGATCGACAAGGACCGCTTCGAGCTGTGCTGGATCGTCGACTTCCCGTTCTTCGAATGGGACGAGGACAACAAGAAGGTCGACTTCGCGCACAACCCGTTCTCGATGCCGCAGGGCGGCATGGAAGCGCTGGAAGGCCAGGACCCGCTGACGATCAAGGCCTATCAGTACGACCTCGTCTGCAACGGCTATGAAATCGCCTCGGGTTCGATCCGTAACCAGTCGCCGGAACTGATGGTCAAGGCCTTCGAGATGGTGGGCCTCACCAAGCAGGACGTGGAAGATCGCTTCGGCGGCCTCTACCGCGCCTTCCAGTACGGCGCGCCGCCGCACGGCGGCATGGCGGCCGGTGTCGATCGCATCGTGATGCTCCTGTGCGGTGCGCAGAACTTGCGCGAAATCACGCTGTTCCCGATGAACCAGCGCGCCGAGGACCTGCTGATGGGCGCGCCGAGCCCGGCCGAATCCAGGCAGCTGCGCGAACTGCACATGCGTGTGGTGGAACCGCAGAAGAACTGAATTCGTTTCCAGATTTCCGCCGGGCAGCGGGCCTTCGCTTCGCTGCCCAACCTTCACGATCCCGGAAACATTCTGGAAACAGGATCGGGGCGTGGATAAATCGGGCCATGGCGCTTTCGCGTCGTGATCCTATCTTGCGAGCGAGGCTTGCCAGCGCGCGCCCCAGTCATTAGGGCGGCAGGCGAGATTTCACACCTCGCGAATTTTTGAAGGGGTTTATTCAATGAGCGATACCGCCGATCGGGTTAAGAAGATCGTCGTCGAACACCTGGGCGTCGAAGCCGACAAGGTGACGGAAGAAGCAAGCTTCATCGACGATCTGGGCGCAGATTCGCTCGACATCGTCGAGCTGGTCATGGCGTTCGAAGAAGAATTCGGCGTCGAAATCCCCGACGATGCTGCCGAGAAGATCAGCACCGTCTCGGATGCCATCAAGTACATCGAAGAGAACAAGGGCTGAGCCCGGCTTTTCGGCTACTCTCGCGCGGTCCGGCCATGCGCCGGCGCGCGGGCGGCTGTGATCCCGGTTCATAACCGGATTGAACTCGACAGGCTCGACCTCTAAGGGGGCGGGCCTGTTGCCGTTTCTGCAGGCTGGTTCGTGCCAGCCGCGTTTTCGGCCAAATTGCTTTTTCGGAGAGCATGAATGCGTCGTGTTGTCGTCACCGGACTTGGTCTTGTCACCCCGCTGGGTGCTGACGTGGAGACCACCTGGGCCAACATCCTTGCGAGCAAGAGCGGGGCGGGCCCGATCACCAAGTTCGATGCCTCGGACCAGAAGTGCCAGATCGCCTGCGAGGTGAAGCCGGCCGATCACGAATACGGCTTCGATGCCGGCAAGCGTGTCGACCACAAGATCCAGCGCCAGGTCGATCCCTTCATCGTCTACGGCATCGATGCCGCAGGGCAGGCACTTGAAGATGCCGGCCTCACCGACATGAGCGAGGAAGACAAGCTCATGACCGGTTGCTCGATCGGTTCGGGCATCGGCGGTCTGCCGGGTATTGAAAGCGAATCGCTCGTTCTGGCCGAAAAGGGTCCGGGCCGCGTCTCTCCGCACTTCGTGCATGGCCGCCTGATCAACCTGATTTCGGGTCAGGTCTCGATCAAGTACGGCCTCAAGGGCCCGAACCACGCCGTCGTCACCGCCTGTTCGACCGGCGCGCACTCGATCGGCGATGCCGCGCGCATGATCAAGGACGGCGATGCCGACATCATGCTGGCCGGCGGCGCCGAATCGACCATCTGCCCGATCGGCATTGCCGGCTTCGCGCAGGCGCGCGCGCTGAATTCCAGCTACAATGACCGCCCCGAACAGGCGAGCCGCCCTTACGATAAGGATCGTGACGGTTTCGTCATGGGTGAGGGCGCCGGCGTCCTCGTGCTCGAAGAGTACGAACACGCAAAGGCCCGCGGCGCGAAGATCTACTGCGAAGTGATCGGTTACGGTCTTTCGGGCGATGCCTTCCACGTCACCGCCCCGGAACCCACTGGCGACGGTGCCTATCGCTCGATGCAGATGGCGCTGAAGAAGGCGGGGATGACCCCGGCGGATATCGACTACATCAACGCCCACGGCACCTCGACCATGGCCGACACCATCGAACTGGGCGCCGTGCGCCGCCTGTTCGGCGATGCCATCGGCAGCGTTTCGATGAGCTCGACCAAGTCGGCCATCGGCCACCTCCTGGGCGGCGCCGGCGCGGTCGAATCGATCTTCTGCATCCTGGCGATGCGCGACCAGATCGTGCCCCCCACCCTCAACCTCGACAACCCGGACGAGGGCTGCGAGGGCGTGGACCTGGTGCCGCACGTCGCCAAGAAGCGTGAAGTGCGCGCGGTGCTGAACAACTCGTTCGGTTTCGGCGGCACCAACGCCAGCCTGGTGATGCGCAAGATCGACTGATCGCGAAAGGCGTAAGGGGCGATGATGTCGCGGCGCAACTGGATTCTCGTCGCGGCCATCGGCCTTGCGGCCGTGATCTCCTTATGGTCCTTCGTGGGCGGCTGGTACGGTTCCGGCCCGCTGGCGAAGGACCAGCACTTCATCGTTCCCGGCGGGGCAAGCCTTGCGGCTGTGGCCCAGCGGCTGGAGGACAAGGGCGTGATCCGCTCGGCCAGCGGCTTCGAACTGCGCGCCCGCGTGTTCGGCGGCGGCGGCGGGATCAAGGCGGGCGAATTCGCCATTCCCGCCCATGCCAGCCCTTCGCGCGTGCTGGCGATCCTCTCGAGCGACGAGGTGATCCGCCGCTTCGTCACCGTGCCGGAAGGCATGCCCTCGATCATGGTCTACGAACGCCTGAAGGCGCAGGACCAGCTCAGCGGCGAGGTGGCTTCGCCCGACGAAGGCTCGGTCCTGCCTGACAGCTACGCTTTCGAGACTGGCGAGCCGCGCGAGGCGGTGCTGCGCCGCATGCAGGCGGCCATGACCCGCACACTCAAGGAGCTTTGGGAAAAGCGCGCCCCGGGTCTCGTGGTGAAGACGCCGGAGCAGGCGCTGATCCTGGCTTCCATCGTCGAGAAGGAAACCGGCAAGCCCTCTGAACGGCGCATGGTGGCCGGGCTATACTCGAACCGGCTCAAGCAGGGGATGATGCTGCAGGCAGACCCCACGATCATCTACCCGATCACCAAGGGCAAGGCGCTGGGACGCCGCATCCTCCAGTCGGAGATCCAGGCGGTCAACGACTACAACACTTACACGATGGTCGGCCTGCCCAAGCATCCGATCACCAATCCGGGCCGCGAATCGATCGCCGCCGTGCTCAATCCGGCAAAGACCGATGCGCTCTATATGGTGGCCGACGGCACCGGCGGCCATGCTTTTGCCGACACGCTGGCCCAGCACAATGCCAACGTGAAGAAGTGGTTCGCGATCCGGCGCGAGCGCGGCGAAATCTGAACGGAGGGAAGGGCGCCCGCTATCGGAGCGTCCCGTCCGCCCGCTTGCGCCGCGCATAGATCGTGGAGGCCAGTGCGATTCCCGCGATAAGCAGCGGGAAGATCGCCGAAGCCGGCCCCTTGGCACCCAGCATGTCGAAACCGAGGAAGCTCCAGCCGAACTGGATCACCACGGCAACGAAGGAAAGCGCGAAGAGCATCCATGCCCAGCCGCGCCGGGACAGCAGCATGACCGAGCCGATGGTGCCGCTGGCCACTGCTACGGCATAGGCGGTCCATGCCCAGCCGGGCATTTCACGGAAGGCCTGCGCCTGAACCGGGTCCTGGCGGGCGATTTCGCCCGGGTCGGCGCTGGCCTGAACAAGATAGGCCACGTCCCCGGCAAGGTTCCACAGCAGGATGAGGATGGCGATGATCCAGGACTTGCGCATGCCCGCTCCCTTTCGCGCATGACGGCCGAACGGGCACTTTGCCGCAGCGTCCCTGTTCTGGCAATTGACCGTAGGGGCAAGGCAGACGGCCTCAGGGAGCAAGGCGAATGAACCGTGAAGGTGAAGTTCTGGCGGCGGATCGCAAGCGCGGCGCTCCGCTGCTGGTGACGGCCGAATTGCCCGCCGACGTGCTCGGCTGGGCCGACGGCCTGCGCAAGGCCCACTACCCACCCGAGCGCAACCGTTTGCGCGCCCATGTCACCCTGTTTCATGCCCTGCCGCCCTCGGTGGAAGGCGAACTGGTGGACGTCCTCGCCGACCTTGCCCGCGGCGCGCCGCCGAGGGCGCGAATCGACGGGCTGATGAAGCTGGACAACGGCACCGCTCTCTCCGTCGAATCACCGGACATGGCGTGGCTCCATGCCGTGATCGCGGAGCGCATGCATGGATTGCTGACCGATCAGGACAGCCGGCCACTGCGCCTTCACGTGACGATCCAGAACAAGGTCGCCCCGGCCGCCGCCCGTGCGCTGCAGGCACAGCTCGGGGCTCAACTGCACCCGATCAGCTTCCGCTTCCGGGGCTTTGGCCTTTATGCCTGGGAGGACGGATTGTGGCGCCCGATCCGCGTTTTACCTTTTCGTGGCTGAAACGCATTTTTGGGTGTTGACCGATGCCGACCTTGCCCCTAGAGGACGCGACCTGCCCGGCAGTGATGTGGGGCACCGGATCGAGCCGCCCGACGCGGCGGCCTTGGTTTGGCGGAGTAGCTCAGCTGGTTAGAGCAGCGGAATCATAATCCGCGTGTCGGGGGTTCGAGTCCCTCCTCCGCTACCACCTGTTTTTTCAGCATTTTTTCCTGATTGAACATGGACGCGCCCAAGGCGGTTGGGCGTTTAGTTGGGAGAAATTGCTCTCCCCTCCAGCTTTCTGATGGCCGCTTCACCCAGTGCCGGATCACGGTGCATGTAATGGGCGTCGAGGATCGTCCCGACCTCCTTCAGGCTATGGCCCGTGATGGCCGCGATCTCCGGAACGGTGGCGCCAGCGATGGCGAGGCGGGTCACGGCGGTGCCGCGCAGGTCGTGGAACGTGACGCCGGTGACGCCGGACTTGATGCACGCCTTGCGCCATGATGCGCGGAAGCCCGATTCGGTCCATTCCGTGCCGCGTTCGGTTGCGAGGATGGTGGCCGGGAGCGGCTTGCCTTCACGCTGGTATTCAGCCTTTGCGGCATCCAGCGCAGACTTCAGCGGCGCGCCGACCGGGACGGCGACGGTCACCTTCGTTTTGCGCTGACGCAGGCGGATGGTTGCGCCGTCAAACGCTGCCCATTGCAGGCGCAGAAGGTCGCCCTGCCGCTGGCCGGTCCAGAGCGCGAGCGTGAGGGCTAGGCGAAGGTGCGCGGGGGCTTTGGCGTGGAAAGCCTTTTCGTCCGCATCGCTCCACACGTTTTCATTGCGTGCTGCGCGGTAGAGCCGGCCGGGGCGTTCGCACGGGTTAATCGGGGCGAGGCCGCGATTGTAAGCCCACGACAGAGTACGGGCCAGCACCGCAAAAGCATAGTCCGCTTGGCGGCGTGACTTCACTGCAAGGCGTTCACGCCATGCGAGAAACTCGCCGCGCGTGCGCCGATCTTCCAGTGCGACGATAGGGAAATCGCCGAACTCGTTATCGATCACGCGAAGCAGGCGGCGATAATCCTTGCGCGTGCGTTCGGCGAGATCGGCGAAGTCCGTCGAATCCTGATAGCCGTCAAAAATCGAAACGAGGAGATCGGCGCGGGGCGCGCGCTTCTGGCTGACAGCGCGATTGTAGCTGGCAATGAATTCGGCCGAGCCCGGTTCGCCTTCAAGGCGCGGGCCACCCTTCCAGGCGTAATAGTAAGTGACAGATTGGCCGGATGCACTCTTCTTGGTGACCCGGTTGATGCCCTTAAGCTGCACTCGCATGGCGCTTTTGTTTCCATTTGTCGAAAGGGGAGGAATGCGCTTCGGGTAGCGCGGAAGTGAGAATCCGAATGGTCCCATCGGGCGCGATCTCGACACCTGAGACGGGCACTTCGGCCGCGCGCACGGCTTTGACGGCGCGCACCACGTCGGCTTGACGGAAGGCTGAGGGGGCTCTGCCCACTGGAGTTCCTTTGTCGTTTCGCCGGCAGGTGGCCCGCAATGCGTGCCTAGGTCACTGCCGTGCATTGGGATGGGAGGCTGACCGGATGAAGTCCGGTCAGCGCCGGTCGCCTTTGCTGCCCGAAAGGGCGCTGGCGACGATGAAGGGGATCGTCAGCACGACGGCGACGATGACCAGCACGCGCGTGGCCGTACGGGCGAGAGCGACGCGGCGGCGAGGCGCGGCGGCCGGCTGGCAGGACTTGCAGGCGCAGCCGATGGGGTGGAGGGCGGAAGCCGGGCGGCTGACCATCAGTCGATCCCCAGCG encodes:
- the fabF gene encoding beta-ketoacyl-ACP synthase II translates to MRRVVVTGLGLVTPLGADVETTWANILASKSGAGPITKFDASDQKCQIACEVKPADHEYGFDAGKRVDHKIQRQVDPFIVYGIDAAGQALEDAGLTDMSEEDKLMTGCSIGSGIGGLPGIESESLVLAEKGPGRVSPHFVHGRLINLISGQVSIKYGLKGPNHAVVTACSTGAHSIGDAARMIKDGDADIMLAGGAESTICPIGIAGFAQARALNSSYNDRPEQASRPYDKDRDGFVMGEGAGVLVLEEYEHAKARGAKIYCEVIGYGLSGDAFHVTAPEPTGDGAYRSMQMALKKAGMTPADIDYINAHGTSTMADTIELGAVRRLFGDAIGSVSMSSTKSAIGHLLGGAGAVESIFCILAMRDQIVPPTLNLDNPDEGCEGVDLVPHVAKKREVRAVLNNSFGFGGTNASLVMRKID
- the aspS gene encoding aspartate--tRNA ligase produces the protein MTHPYRSHTCGALTAAEVGQTVRLSGWVHRKRDHGGVLFVDLRDHYGMTQVVADTDSAALELLDSLRVESVVTIEGVVKARTESTVNPNLATGAIEVYARSATVISRAEELPMPVAGEQEYPEDIRLRYRFLDLRRDTLHGNIVKRTKIISDMRRKMEGIGFTEYSTPILTASSPEGARDFLVPSRIHPGKFYALPQAPQQYKQLLMVAGFDRYFQIAPCFRDEDPRADRLPGEFYQLDLEMSFVTQEEIWETMEPVLQSVFADFAEGKPVTPAGEFRRIPHAQSMLDYGSDKPDLRNPLIIKDVTEHFVESGFGIFAGIVAGGGVIRAIPAPGAGAGSRKFFDEMNVWARGEGYSGLGYINIKDGVPGGPIAKNHGEEKTAALIAALGLGPNDGVFFAAGKEEQAAKLAGLARIRTGEQLDLIDKDRFELCWIVDFPFFEWDEDNKKVDFAHNPFSMPQGGMEALEGQDPLTIKAYQYDLVCNGYEIASGSIRNQSPELMVKAFEMVGLTKQDVEDRFGGLYRAFQYGAPPHGGMAAGVDRIVMLLCGAQNLREITLFPMNQRAEDLLMGAPSPAESRQLRELHMRVVEPQKN
- a CDS encoding 2'-5' RNA ligase family protein, which translates into the protein MNREGEVLAADRKRGAPLLVTAELPADVLGWADGLRKAHYPPERNRLRAHVTLFHALPPSVEGELVDVLADLARGAPPRARIDGLMKLDNGTALSVESPDMAWLHAVIAERMHGLLTDQDSRPLRLHVTIQNKVAPAAARALQAQLGAQLHPISFRFRGFGLYAWEDGLWRPIRVLPFRG
- a CDS encoding sugar transporter; its protein translation is MRKSWIIAILILLWNLAGDVAYLVQASADPGEIARQDPVQAQAFREMPGWAWTAYAVAVASGTIGSVMLLSRRGWAWMLFALSFVAVVIQFGWSFLGFDMLGAKGPASAIFPLLIAGIALASTIYARRKRADGTLR
- a CDS encoding tyrosine-type recombinase/integrase; translation: MRVQLKGINRVTKKSASGQSVTYYYAWKGGPRLEGEPGSAEFIASYNRAVSQKRAPRADLLVSIFDGYQDSTDFADLAERTRKDYRRLLRVIDNEFGDFPIVALEDRRTRGEFLAWRERLAVKSRRQADYAFAVLARTLSWAYNRGLAPINPCERPGRLYRAARNENVWSDADEKAFHAKAPAHLRLALTLALWTGQRQGDLLRLQWAAFDGATIRLRQRKTKVTVAVPVGAPLKSALDAAKAEYQREGKPLPATILATERGTEWTESGFRASWRKACIKSGVTGVTFHDLRGTAVTRLAIAGATVPEIAAITGHSLKEVGTILDAHYMHRDPALGEAAIRKLEGRAISPN
- a CDS encoding acyl carrier protein, which gives rise to MSDTADRVKKIVVEHLGVEADKVTEEASFIDDLGADSLDIVELVMAFEEEFGVEIPDDAAEKISTVSDAIKYIEENKG
- the mltG gene encoding endolytic transglycosylase MltG; protein product: MMSRRNWILVAAIGLAAVISLWSFVGGWYGSGPLAKDQHFIVPGGASLAAVAQRLEDKGVIRSASGFELRARVFGGGGGIKAGEFAIPAHASPSRVLAILSSDEVIRRFVTVPEGMPSIMVYERLKAQDQLSGEVASPDEGSVLPDSYAFETGEPREAVLRRMQAAMTRTLKELWEKRAPGLVVKTPEQALILASIVEKETGKPSERRMVAGLYSNRLKQGMMLQADPTIIYPITKGKALGRRILQSEIQAVNDYNTYTMVGLPKHPITNPGRESIAAVLNPAKTDALYMVADGTGGHAFADTLAQHNANVKKWFAIRRERGEI